The nucleotide window ATACCTTGACGTTCCGAAAGAACCAGATTCGTCTCTTTGCATACGGGACATTTCACGTGGGGACCTCCGAGAGGTTTCAAGCTCCCACACGAGACGCGCCGGCGATATTCGATAATTGCGAACGAATCCTTCGCTTAATCCCGAGCGTCGTTGTCGGCTGCGGCCGGACGTGAGTTCAAAACTTGGCCGTGCTCGCAGCGCGCGGGCAGACTGGACTTGAAGCGTTCAAGTCCCGCGACCTGTTTCTTTTTCTGAGCCTCGGTGCCGCCACACTCGCCCCGCATGGGATTCCCCTGGTGGTCGAGGTAGTTTTCTTTCTGCAGGCAATTGCGAAGCGCGACCAGATGGTTTTTGAGCTCTTTGAATTTGTCTTCGGCGCGCGCGAGTTCGCGACGGCGCTTCGCCGGATCCTCGCTGCGCACGAGCCAGCTTTCGCAGGTCTTTTTCAGAAGGTGCTGGGGCCAGCGTTTGCGGTCACTGACACCATCAAGAACGTTGTCCGCGAAAGTGACGCCCACGTTGTACGCGCCCGAGGCCACGGCGAAACTTTCGACGCTTTGACGGGCCCAGTCTTCGTCGCTCATCTCGTCGCGTTTACCTTCGAAGCGCGCAAAGATGTGGCGCAGATAGATCGAACTTGTTCCCAGACCTAAAGAGGGGCAGCGGGCGATCATCTCTTTCGTGACGGGCAAATTGCGACATGAAGAATGCTCCAAGCGATCGCCGAGACTATCGATGTAAGCCCGCCATTCGTTTTGGATTTTTCCCGGACGCGCGATCCATTTGTTCACTTCGGTCAGGAAGGAGCCGGTCGCCTGGCAGACCCCCGTGGCCCCGCCATTTTTGGCGCGGCCATCGAAACGGGATTCGCGTCCGCAGGTGCAGGTCAAAAGACCAATGGGAACGCGAAAGCTGCGGTTCGCGAAAGCGATCATCGCCCGGTAATTTTCGTAGTATTTTTCGCGCTGGGATTTTTCGCCCGGATTTTGCGAAAGCAGACACATGTGATAGCGATCGATGTCTTCCGAGCCTTTGATGCCGGTGTTTTCGATCATCAAGTCATCCAGCAAAACGGAAACGGGATCGCCACGGCGATAGCTGTCGAGCTGGTTCTGGCGACGTTCTTCGTCGGTCCAGCGACGATTCACGGGCGCGGTTTCACTGGCCTCTGTCGTACCGCTGGGGGCCGCGAGAGACGTGTCGGGGGAAGTGGCCGGTAAGTTGTCCGCGCGCGGCTGAATGCGGCGGCTGACTTCCGCCGTACGCACGGGCGGAGCTTCGGCTTGAACCGCGAAGGAACTGGCCGGAAAGCTGAAGCGCTTTTGTTCGAAGCTAAAGCAGTTGTTCAAGATCCGGGACTGGGGCTCGACGATGTAAGAGGTCCCCCGCTCACCCGGAACGCAACCCACCACGACCGCACCCTGGTTCACCAACGCTTCGGGATTCATGATCTGACATTCTTTATTCGTGTTTCCCAAACGCCAGGGAAACTGCATCTCGGTCGTCGTCGCCTTCACCCAGCGACCGACCGGACATTCCACGGCCTGCGCGGTCGGGACCAACGCTCCCACGATCAATGCCGTCACAATCCACGAGGTCCCAAATGATCCCATCCTTTTGTTATCGGCCCCGGACGAAAAAAACCTGCGCCCCGTTTTGGGAAAAGACCCGACTTTTCGCGAGGGATTTCCCTCCGCTCTCCGGATCGGCGTTTTCAGCTGACCCTCCGTCAGGGTCTCCTATAAGATCGAAGAACCCATGAGAAATTCGCTCTTCCGTTCGCGGGCTTGGCTCCATGTTTTGATTTCGATTGTGCCGGTCATCTTGATCCACGCTTCGGCCTCGGCCGACTGTAGCGCGCCGGCGGGGCTGCCGGGCCAGGTGAACCTGCGGGGAGCACCCCAGAAACCTTATTTCTGCGATGGAGTCCGCTGGTTCGAAATGAACTTCATCGAAGCTGGCGGGACGGGGGCGGGGAGTTGCACCCCGGCGGAGCTCGGAACTTTCGCGAATCGGAGCGGGTCTTTCAGACTTTGCAACGGATCGGACTGGCTGAGGCAAACCACGGACACGTTGATCTTGGGCAGCTGCACGACTCAAGGGGAACTCAAATTTGACCCCCTCACCCAAGTGCTTTCGGCTTGCGACGGCGGAATCCTGCGGACCGCGAAGCTTCCCGCTCCCGCCGTCGTCTACAACGCGACCGGATCGCTCCAAACTTATTCCGTCCCGCCCGGAGTCACCCGACTGACCGCCCGTATTTGGGGCGCCGGCGGTGGAGGTGGGGGCGGAGCCCGTAAAGGTGCGGCCGGAGCTCCGCGCACGGGCGGCTCGGGCGGCGGCGGGGCCTACAGTGTGGTGCAGTTCGACGTCACACCGGGAGAGACTCTGAATCTTTATGTCGGGCGCGGTGGGGGCGGCGGGCGCGCGCTCCTGCACACCTTTCTGATCATCTTTCCCTCGTCTTATACGTCGTCGGGCGGCGGCGGGGGCGGGCTGAGTGCCATTCAGCGGGCCTCGGACTCCAGTTGGCTCGTGGCCGTCGGCGCGGGCGGAGGAGGCGGCGGAGCTGACGAACAGCTGACCGCCCCGGCCACCGGCGGTCGCGGGGGCGCCGGTGGCGTTCATCTCGGCGAAGATGGCGTCAGCGCGACGTCCGGTTCTTCTGGCGGCCGCGGCGCAACCTCCACCTCGGGCGGAGGTCCGGGCACCGGTTCGTTCGCCGCGGCCGCCGGCGCGGGCGCCCTGAGAGCCGGAGGCTTCGGCGCGGGAGATTCGGGAACTCGGGATCCGGCGTCCTTTTTTAACGGCGGCTCACCGGGGCTTGTGCTGGACAACCAGATCCCCACCGGAGGTGGCGGAGGTGGCGGAGGCTACGGTGGTGGCGGCGGTGGCGCGGGAGCGCAGGAGAGTGACGTCGGCTCTTCCGGCGGAGGCGGCGGCAGCTCCTCGACGGCCGCGAATGTTCACTGGCTTTATGGAGAGAGCGGTAGTGGTTCGACTCCGGGTGGGATCGGCATGGCCGACCGTCCGTTCGGCATCGCCGAAGGGGGCCTCGGCAAAAGTGGTGGGGACACGGGTGCAGACGGTGGTCACGGACTCATCATTCTGATCCCCGACCCCGCACCTTGATTGCGCGCGGCAAGATCACAAGGTGATTGGACGCGCCGCGAATCCTCCTCCCTCCGAGGGGAATTTTTCCTTTTGACTCCACTCTTTGGATTTCTTTAAGCTCCCGCCTCGAGTGAATGCTCAACTGAGGAACAGGGGTCAAAGATCATGGGGACATTTGAAGTCATCTCGAAGCACGGCGATCATGAGCAAGTGGTTTTCTGCCACGACAAGTCGGTCGGCCTGAAGGCGATCATCGCCATCCACAATACCTCACTGGGTCCGGCCCTCGGCGGAACGCGGATGTGGAACTACAAAAACGAAGATGACGCTCTGATCGACGTTCTGCGCCTCAGCCGTGGGATGACCTACAAAGCGGCGGCCGCCGGTTTGAACCTCGGCGGCGGAAAAGCTGTCATTATCGGGGACTCGAAAACACAAAAGTCCGAAGGCCTTTTCCGCGCGTTCGGCCAGTTCGTGAACTCACTGAACGGTCGTTACATCACCGCGGAAGACGTTGGGACCTGCGTTCAGGACATGGAGTACATCTTCATGGAAACCCCCTGGGTCACCGGGATCCCGAAGGATTTCGGCGGATCGGGTGATCCGTCACCCTATACGGCGCACGGCGTGTTGATGGGACTGAAGGCCGGCGCGAAATTCAAGTTCGGCACGGACGACCTCAAAGGCGTGCGCGTCGCGGTCCAGGGCCTGGGGAACGTCGGTACTCACCTCGTGAAATACCTCGTTCAAGAGGGCGCGAAAGTCGTCGTTTCGGACATTGATCCCGATAAAATCAAAGCCCACGTCGATCAGTACAATGTCACGGCGGTCGCGCCGGAGCAGATCGCATTCACCGAATGCGACATCTTCGCGCCTTGCGCCCTGGGTGCGGTCGTGAACGATCAAAGCGTCAGCAAATTGAAGTGCCAAGTGATCGCGGGCGGAGCGAATAACGTTCTTGCTGAGCAGCGCCACGGTGACCATTTGCGTGAACTCGGCATCCTGTATGTTCCCGACTACGTCATCAACGCCGGCGGCCTGATGAACGTCTTCGTGGAGCTCGAGGGCTACAGCTCGGATCGTTCGTTCGAAAAGACCCGTAAAGTCTACGACAACTGCATGCAGGTCTTTGAAATTGCCAAACGCGACGGCATCGGTACCCACCTTGCCGCGGACCGTCTGGCAGAGCATCGCATCGAAACCGTCGGTCGCCTGAAGCAGCGGCATTCGGGGAAATCGATCCGCAATTTCGGCACTTTGAAGGAAGTCTTCAACCGCTAATTGGTTGACGCCCCGAACGGGCTTATAGAGAATATCCGGACTTTGAACCAAGGATGATGGATGGACTCGAATAAGCCCGCTTCAACTCTGCGTAAACCCAAAAAAGAACTCGATATCGTCACCACCGAACTCAAAAAGGGTTTCGAGTGGACCACCAAACACACCTCGCTGGTTGCGGGAATCGTTGGCGTTTTGGTTCTCGTGGGGGGCGGATACGCCATCTACTCCACGCTTGCGAAAAGCAAAGAGCTCGATCTTCAGTCGAAATATTATGATCTCGAAGCGGTCGTGAATAAGAAACGCGCCGATTTCGAAATGGCGAAAAATCCCCCGCCCGCGACCCCCGATCAACCGGCGCCCGCACCGACGGCGAAGCCCTCGGGCGATCTGCAAAAAGATTACGGCGACGTGACCGCGCAGCTCGCGGACTTCGCAAAACAAAATCCCGGCTCGACCGCGGGCTCTATGGCCGCATTGAATCTGGCGTCCCTGCAGGCGGAATACAACCAGACCGAAGCCGCCATCACGACTTTGAAAAGCGTGACGCCGCCGAAGACTTTCCTGGGCGCGCTCGTGCAGATGGAACTCGCCACGCAATTGGCGAATGCGAACAACTGCGCGGATGCCACCGCCATCTGGCAACAGCTCACGAACGCACCGAACGCCCAATTCCTGAAGGGCGAGGCGAAGTTGAAGATGGGACTTTGCGCGGAATCGCAGGGTGACCTGACCAAAGCGCAGAGCTTCTACAGTGAAGTCGAGCGCGACTACAAAGACTCGGCTGCGGGTCGCTCGGCTTCGCAGTACCTACGTCTGCTCGCAATGAAAAACGAAGCGGCGAAATAGATCGGGGTTCGTTTTGAAGTGGAACTTGAAGTTCGTTCTGATGATCGTGATGGCCGGAGCCCTTTCGGCCTGCGCGCAGCTTGAAAAACTGACCGAAAAAAGCCCCCGCCGTCACTTCCAGGTTTCCGTGGACTGGGTGAAACGCGGTCCCGAAAAAACGAACCTCAATTTCCGTAAAATCAATCGTTTCCAGTCGATCGCTTTTGAACACCCCAAGGCGGGGCCGGCCCTGATCCAAGGCAACGCCATCGACGGCGTCGTGGCCTATCGCCGCGCCAATGGCCAAGAGATCTGGCGTCGCCCGATCCCCAATGGCGTCGAGGCGGGGGCGATCCTTCAAGGGGAGCATTTGTTCTTCGGTGGGCTCGACGGCATGTTCTATGCGGTGAACGCGGTGGACGGCTCGGTCTTGTGGAGCTTCCCGACCCGCATCGAAAATATCGCCGATCCGTATTTCCACGATGGTCTGGTTTACTTTTTGACCGGCGCGAACACGCTGTACGCACTGGACGCAGAGACCGGGAAACAGGCTTGGCTTTATTCGCGCCAGGACGGGCAGGCCCTCAGTATCCGCGGCGGTTCGAAGCCGGCCTATCAGAACGGCAGCATCTACGCGGGCTTCTCGGACGGCTCGGTCGTCGCGCTCAACG belongs to Pseudobdellovibrionaceae bacterium and includes:
- a CDS encoding Glu/Leu/Phe/Val dehydrogenase; protein product: MGTFEVISKHGDHEQVVFCHDKSVGLKAIIAIHNTSLGPALGGTRMWNYKNEDDALIDVLRLSRGMTYKAAAAGLNLGGGKAVIIGDSKTQKSEGLFRAFGQFVNSLNGRYITAEDVGTCVQDMEYIFMETPWVTGIPKDFGGSGDPSPYTAHGVLMGLKAGAKFKFGTDDLKGVRVAVQGLGNVGTHLVKYLVQEGAKVVVSDIDPDKIKAHVDQYNVTAVAPEQIAFTECDIFAPCALGAVVNDQSVSKLKCQVIAGGANNVLAEQRHGDHLRELGILYVPDYVINAGGLMNVFVELEGYSSDRSFEKTRKVYDNCMQVFEIAKRDGIGTHLAADRLAEHRIETVGRLKQRHSGKSIRNFGTLKEVFNR
- a CDS encoding tetratricopeptide repeat protein, with the translated sequence MDSNKPASTLRKPKKELDIVTTELKKGFEWTTKHTSLVAGIVGVLVLVGGGYAIYSTLAKSKELDLQSKYYDLEAVVNKKRADFEMAKNPPPATPDQPAPAPTAKPSGDLQKDYGDVTAQLADFAKQNPGSTAGSMAALNLASLQAEYNQTEAAITTLKSVTPPKTFLGALVQMELATQLANANNCADATAIWQQLTNAPNAQFLKGEAKLKMGLCAESQGDLTKAQSFYSEVERDYKDSAAGRSASQYLRLLAMKNEAAK
- a CDS encoding PQQ-binding-like beta-propeller repeat protein encodes the protein MIVMAGALSACAQLEKLTEKSPRRHFQVSVDWVKRGPEKTNLNFRKINRFQSIAFEHPKAGPALIQGNAIDGVVAYRRANGQEIWRRPIPNGVEAGAILQGEHLFFGGLDGMFYAVNAVDGSVLWSFPTRIENIADPYFHDGLVYFLTGANTLYALDAETGKQAWLYSRQDGQALSIRGGSKPAYQNGSIYAGFSDGSVVALNAKTGALKWEKQLNRNKRFRDLDSALTVENEFLYVSGFDDSFYALRSATGEVAWKFDQGGYGAMTVTADRIFYASSESELVALNKATGQKVWGAMLKTGLPTAPVLSRGLVVFGASQGALTWVDAGTGREVAKFDTGSGILAQPYVDEKNNHLYVISSEGNVYAINAGWKLASLIPYLR